The Longimicrobium terrae genome includes a region encoding these proteins:
- a CDS encoding response regulator codes for MTPVTVLIVDDDADHHAVCGVFLEHAGYRVLHASDGAEGIRMARAERPDVVLMDVRMPKMDGVTARRLLAGDPATARIPVAAVTADVMVWPRERALAEGFDAHMDKPCSLLGMGRLIRRLLERGGQSDIAPPLEMAVLVA; via the coding sequence GTGACTCCCGTGACCGTCCTCATCGTCGACGACGACGCCGACCATCACGCCGTGTGCGGAGTGTTTCTGGAACACGCCGGCTATCGCGTGCTCCACGCCTCCGACGGCGCCGAGGGCATTCGCATGGCCCGCGCGGAACGCCCCGATGTGGTGCTGATGGACGTGCGCATGCCGAAGATGGACGGCGTCACCGCGCGCCGCCTGCTCGCCGGCGACCCCGCCACCGCCCGCATTCCCGTGGCCGCCGTCACCGCCGACGTGATGGTGTGGCCGCGCGAGCGCGCACTGGCCGAGGGGTTCGATGCGCACATGGACAAGCCGTGCAGCCTGCTGGGCATGGGCCGCCTCATCCGCCGCCTGCTGGAACGCGGAGGACAGAGCGACATCGCCCCGCCGCTGGAGATGGCGGTGCTGGTGGCCTGA